tcCTACAGCATTTTTTCCAATGTAAATAGATAGAAATACATATACAATTTCCTTTAATTAATTTCTCTTTTCGGCTTTGCACTTTTAAATCTCTTTGTTTAATTCTAATTTTTATTTCCATTCTGttgatttaatttataataGGCCTACATATGTGGACGTATATTTCCCGTAAAACACTCATTGCTAGGCCTATATGCTATAGAatataatgatttatttttatagcctaTCAATGAATTAAAATAGCCTGATTTTAGTTTCATAGTAAATAATAGGCGTTTATGAGTTGTCTACGCGTCAATACTAATATTAATCTGCTTCTTCTCTCAAGTCTCCAGGTTTATGGGTCCCTCAGCGGGCATGAACATGGGAACATTATCGGGCATGGATGCAAGTAAATCTATGGTGACTTTACACGCGGCGCCGCGGAGGAAACGGCGCGTGCTCTTCTCTCAAGCGCAGGTGTACGAGCTGGAGCGGCGGTTTAAGCAGCAGAAATATCTCTCGGCACCGGAGAGGGAACATTTGGCCAGCATGATTCACCTGACCCCGACCCAGGTCAAGATCTGGTTCCAGAATCACAGATATAAAATGAAGCGCCAGGCGAAGGATAAAGCGTCCCATCAGCCGGACACCGGAAACCTGTGCGCGCAACAGTCGCCGAGGCGCGTGGCAGTGCCCGTGCTCGTTAAGGACGGTAAACCGTGTCAGAACGGGTCCAGCACGCCGACGCCCGTCCATCAGCAGGTGCAGAACGTGATGGGCAGTGAGACTTTAGCTTCAGCCGAGGATCTGGAGGAAATGTCGCCCAGTCCTCCTCTGATGAACAGCCTCTCTCAGACTGACGCCGCGCTCATCGAGTACACGAGCAGCATGGTGAGCTCCAACCTGCTGTACGGCAGAACATGGTGACATCTCACCTCACCAGAGAAACGGATCAATATGTGAATTTCcacagacctttttttttttaaaaataatttttaaacagcACTCGTCTGATGCAGGACCCTCATGTGAATTGTATGGATTGTAACTCTAAATCATTATTGAATGAAAAGCTTCACGCGGATGAgtgcgcgcgcgtgtgtgtgtgtgatgaagACTAGTTTAGTGTGATGCCATTAATCCGACATCGTTTTTGTTGCTTTGTAAAATACAAGCTGTAGATGAAATGTTTTGTGTAAATATCTAACACTGGACAAAGAATGCTTTCTTGAAGTCTTTTGTAAGTTTAAAAGGAAAACAATAAATATGAGTGCTGCAAATATGAAAGAAATCACTGGAAGTGTAAAACCTTTTATTTTGGTTCCTCAAAAAGCAAATCAAGAGACAATTGTCcgcgttatttttatttaaaatactagTTAAAAAAACCCTGATAACATTTGTTGTAAATTAGACCAATGAAATCTCATTGATTACACTAAATATAACTGCAGAAATAAGATTTAgatttaaaatacacatttttaatacattaacatGAATTCGCATTTTAGTTTGCTATCAATCTTGCGACATCAAAATAATTTCTCAATCTACAGCAAGATTTTTTTACCgttcattttattaaacatttaagaaacaaagtacataaaattaaaatagttttaaattgTATATTGACCTTTGTGTTTTGCGTTGCTAAATCAAATCTGATTTTTCTCGATCCAAAAGAAATTATAATCGAACAGgtcaaaaattaaaacagaaagtgcagctttttattaaaatagGAGCAGATTTACTCGTCATTGTCATATAGTCCATTTGACTCGGTTGtattcatgtttaatcaattaaTTCAATTTAAACAGACTCTCAAAATGTCGATCTGCATCTATAACTGCCAAGAGATGAGCtatgaatattaatttaaaGATTAAAATGCTCTACAAAAACTGACTCTGCTCACCACAGATATGAATTAGGAGTTTATAAATAgagctacattaaaataaaaattaaaattgagaaTCTAATGAATGCCtaataaaacacacatatacacacacacacacacacacacacacacacacacacacacacaaaacagatCAAACTCAGCAGTCTTGTCTCTTATGTGTATTTCACAAGTTTTACAGGCATATTCTTAAAAATCAGTACATAAGAACATTTTGTcagtaaaacaagaaaaaaaaaacaaaacgagaAAACCTTTACAAATCAACAGCCCAAAAAAGACAATGTTTGCTTGGAATAgaaaataagaattttttttccccctcatatAAGACAGAGTTCAGTTCCAGGTGTAGCGGTTTGGTGGTAGAGGAAACGCATTACCCCGTCCAGAATTATACCCCTGAAAGACAAGCAGAGGTTTCCATGAGCATGGAGACCAATTTATGAGGTTTTATTTTATCATCAAGTGATCAGGAGTTGTTCAGACCTGCCGTTGTTGTCCACCTCTCCAgccgcctcctcctcctcctcctcctcctcctcctcctcgtccTCTCTGCTGGTTCTGCTGGTACGCAGTGCCCTGAGACTGCATGGACTGATCCCAACTCCTATCCTGGAACCTGTGGAGGACAAACAATGGGCACATTAAACACTCACAgaagaaatgaaaataaaatacactAGAATAAAAACTACAACCTGAggagtaataataaaaaaaaacaacaacaacaaaaaaaccaaaaaacaaaacgaaacaCCCTGATAAATTAATACAGGTATTAAGTTATTAATAAAGGTAAAGGTAAATAAAAGgtacattactgttcaaaagtttgttttttttgtaaaagaaattaacacttattcagcaaggatgcatgaaactgattaaagtgacagtaattATAATTACTCAACATTATAATGttactagtgctgtcaaatgattaatcatccaaaataaaagtttgtttaaataatgcgtgtactgtgtatatttactatgtatatatttaacaaaacacaaaataattatatatttatgagtaaacaatatatatatatatatatatatatatatatatatatatatatatatatatatatatatacagtacacacacatttaaattagggatgcacaatatatcggtattggccgatatatgttcattttttaatatctttatcggcccgataagaaaatttgtccgatatattaaagctgataaataatggattatttccttcagctgagacgcTTCAGATGCTCACGGTTCACCATGATtgtttttgaattgcttgaaatatgattgaaaattACTGTGCAACATGTGCagcgcaagtctgtcatataggctGCATAAACttgtaatgagaacattataattgtgtgcttgggacatggcttttaatggtgaaactttttttgtaaatcaggctctcaaaaattatataaaaatttggatcGAGTTTTATCTGCaaatatcggttatcggctttcaaatgtaaagaattatcggtatcacatgaaaatttcattttggtgcattcctcatttaaaacttattttggatgcgattaatcgtttgacagcactaaaaaaaaaccttcaaataaatgctgttctttttaactttctattaaaatcaaagaatcctgaaaaataaaatgcataatttccacaaaatatgaagcagcacaactgtttaacattgataataatcagaaatgtttcttgaacagcaaaatcagcatattagaatgatttctgaaggatcatgtgacactgaagaaactGATGCTGAATGATgatgaaatttcagctttgatcacaggaataaattacattttacaatatattcaaacagaaaacagttcttttaaatcgctatttcacaaaatttttgatcaaataaatgcaggcttggtgagcagaagagacttagaAAGTCTCCAAATATTGAAAGATAGTGTACTAGTTTAACTATATTATAGATATTTCTACAGTTTTCTTAAAGGCTCGGATAATCAAATTTTTAACATTCACTTatattttctgtgtttttcccCTCTAGACATGAGAAAAACCTAATCTTTCATTGTAtcatttgaaaatacaaaaagcTCAAGCAGTACAAATAAAGAGATTTCAGCTCAGGGCGTTCAAGCagcattttgaaatgcaaaGTCCAGTTCATTCTTTGATTTCCACTTCACTCCTCCGCATCAAAACTAAAGTCTCCTGAACGCTACGAATAACACGGCAGTAACCAGCGCTCGACCACAAAACCGGCTCACCTACCCACGCCTCCCAAACATCTATCGGTCTCTAAAGCAGCGATCGGGAAAGACCAGCATCCCTCATTACTGACGCAGGTCACAATCTTCCTGAGGAATCCATAATCCCTCCTCCAGGTTCATTCGGCTCCGTCCCGGACGGTTAAAGAAACTCTGCTCTAATAACTACTGACCTAAGGTGACACAGGGCCACAATGGGCTGCCGGGCCTAAAAAGTTGAACCAAAAGAAGCTGATTAGTCCCTGAAGTGGTCTGGAGCCAGAATCAATGGCGGCTCTGTGCGGCCCCTGCGCACAAGAGACAGAGAACTGCAACCGCATTAGTGCAGCCTCATTAAGCCCTGCAAACCTCTTTACGAGAACATTTGTTTAGTGCGCAGAGAAACTAATTCCAATCCGGCCCCCCCAGGAAGAACATCAATAACTCGTATCCTACACAGGAAGGGAGGAAGAGGTAACCGGAGTCCGTTTGTTGTTTCGGATTCTTGTATTCATGAAGACACGTATAACGCAGACTGTCACAGGTGCATTGTGGGAACACCTTGCAATAACCTTCAGGACTGAATATATGTGGCCATGAGTAAAGAGAAAACATCTTACCTGTTATGCATTGTGGTCATCGCTGGAGGCTGTCTGGAATCTGTGAAGATGAAAACAGGTGATCAGAGTTTTATTTGTGGCAGTCCCAGTACAGAACATGTGCGCATCTGCGATCCAGACATGAAGCATTCCTCAAATCATGCGTCTTGAGGTGTGgttttactttttcaaatggTCAGACAATTTTCACCCCAGATTTTTAGGACACAGCCTACAGAACCCCATAGCAACCActagaataccttagcaactgcacagCACCTTagaaacaccctggcaaccacatgGAACACCCCAACAACCAatagaataccttagcaactgcatagcaatgctaaaaaaaacactgaaaaacacagtaatactttacaacaaggttctattagttaacattaatgcattaactaacaatgagcaatacatttaaaagtatttatctcaattaatataacaaacaatgaacagttttAGTGTTAATGTTTGCGCAGATCCATTAAACAAAGTTTAAGGAACACCCTGGCAAGCAACCAATAGAACACCTCAGTAAAAGCATAAcaaaaaacaccttagcaacaccctagtaaccactaTAAAACTCTGCTAAATGAAAGAAGCATTCACTAACAACCACTGACACACCTTAGTAACCCCTAAGCAAGCACTAAAATATCATAGCTATTACATAGCAGCACCAACAACCACTGAAACACCTtagtaacaccctagcaaccactaaAATACCATAGCTATCACATAGCAGCACCAACAACCACTGAAACACCTTAGTAAGGCCCTAACAACCACTAAAACACCATAGCTTCCACAGAGCAGCACCAACAACCACCGAAACACCTtagtaacaccctagcaaccactaaGCAGCACTAACAACCACTGAAACACCTGAGAAACCACTATAAAGCACTGCTAAATAAGAATTCACCAACAACCACTAAAAAACCTTagtaatgccctagcaaccactaaTATACCATAGCTACCACAGAGCAGCACTAAAGACCACTGAAACACCTTAGTAAGGCCCTAGCAATCACTAAAATACCATAGCAGCACTAACCACTGAAATACCTTAGTTATGCCCCAGACCCACTATAAAACTctgctaaataaaataagcattcACCAACAACCACTGAAACACCTTagtaatgccctagcaaccactaaAATACCATTGCTATCACATAGAAGCACTAACAACCACTGAAACACCTTAGttacgccctagcaaccactaaAATACCATAGCTATCACATAGCAGCACCAACAACCACTGAAACACCATAGTAAGGCCCTAGCAACAACTAAAACACCATAGTTACCACAGAGCAGCGCCAACAACCACCGAAACACCTTAgtaacgccctagcaaccactaaAATACCATAGCTATCACACAGCAGCACCAACAACCACTGAAACACCTGAGAAACCACTATAAAGCACTGCTAAATAAGCATTCACCAACAACCACTAAAACACCTTagtaatgccctagcaaccactaaAATACCATAGCTACCACAGAGCAGCACTAAAGACCACTGAAACACCTTagtaatgccctagcaaccactaaAATACCATAGCTACCACAGAGCAGCACTAAAGACCACTGAAACACCTTagtaatgccctagcaaccactaaAATACCATAGCTACCACAGAGCAGCACTAAAGACCACTGAAACACCTTAGTGAATGCTTATTTTAACACAGCTTTATAGTGGTTTCTATGGTGTTTCCGTGGTTGTTAGTGAATGCTTAATTAGCACAGTTTTATTGTGGTTTCTAAGGCTTTACTAACAACCACTGAAACACCTtagtaacaccctagcaaccactaaAATACCATAGCTATCACATAGCAGCACCAACAACCACTGAAACACCATAGTAAGGCCCTAGCAACAACTAAAACACCATAGTTACCACAGAGCAGCGCCAACAACCACCGAAACACCTTAgtaacgccctagcaaccactaaAATACCATAGCTATCACACAGCAGCACCAACAACCACTGAAACACCTGAGAAACCACTATAAAGCACTGCTAAATAAGCATTCACCAACAACCACTAAAACACCTTagtaatgccctagcaaccactaaAATACCATAGCTACCACAGAGCAGCACTAAAGACCACTGAAACACCTTAGTgaatgcttattttatttaacagttttaTAGTGGTTTCTATGGCGTTTCCGTGGTTGTTAGTGAATGCTTAATTAGCACAGTTTTATTGTGGTTTCTAAGGCTTTACTAACAACCACTGAAACACCTTagtaatgccctagcaaccactaaAATACCATAGCTACCACAGAGCAGCACTAAAGACCACTGAAACACCTTAGTGAATGCTTATTTTAACACAGCTTTATAGTGGTTTCTATGGTGTTTCCGTGGTTGTTAGTGAATGCTTAATTAGCACAGTTTTATTGTGGTTTCTAAGGCTTTACTAACAACCACTGAAACACCTtagtaacaccctagcaaccactaaAACACCATAGCTATCACACTGCAGCACTAACAACCACTGACacaacctagcaaccactaGCATACCATAGAAACCACTTAACAGCACTCAAAACCCCTTAGAAACATCCTGGCAACCAACTGgaacaccttagaaaccacAAAGCGGCACTAAAACACATTAGGACACCCTGTTAAGCACCCATAAAACCCTAACATTCTTGTATCAATTTTGGATGGGCAAGCACCACTCACAATATAATAAATGTAGTTTCAATTCAATTTGTGCGCTTTAATGTGGAACCTTGAATCGAAAACTACAATGATTTTCTGAAGGAGGTGCCACAACTGGCTAAACAGGATAATATTTCAAATGCTAcataaaaacacttttgaatgggaagttattaaaatgaaattgaTCAAATTCACTGACATTAAGCAGCATTTTCAGGAAggaaaacaaaccaaaacaacTACCACTAAAAACCAAGCTACagtgaacaaataaatgaactGAATAGAATTCATTAACCTAATTTGTATCAGCTTCTAACTTCAGGGGAAACAGTTTCAGAGATGAAGTGAATCGTGTTGTTCAGTAATATGAACAAGATTTAGTGTTGGGGGGTGGGGGACGTCAAAAGTGGCACATTTGCATTTCTTCCCGTGCTAAATGAAATAAGCATTCATCAGCCGGCGCTGCGGCGAGCTCAAGTGCTCTAGTTCCAGCGCTGCAGGTCCTTCACAAagacagactttaaaaaaagtagCAAGCAGCTTCTTTCCTGATCCGCCGTTGCCAAGGCGATCACCAGCTGCGGGGCTCCGAGCTGTTTGTTTTATAGGGGCAGGAGCAGAgatgagtgtgagtgtgagtgtgtgtgtgtgtgtgagtgtgtgtgtgtgtgtgtgtgtgtgtgtgtgtatatataagaGAGAGGGACAAAGACAAGAACTTCAGCCCAAAAGAAAAAGCTGTCATTTACAAATGTAGGCTTGAAGGTGGAGCAAAGacggaaagaaaaaaaaatgattccCCGTTTGGAAGCCAACAGGATTTTACGGCTTTAAAAATAATGACCTAGGTGAATGACCTGGAATATAACAACTGCATTTATAGTAAATGTACTTACAATTACTAGCTATGGATGTGGCAAGCACAGAGAGGGCTTTAAAGGGTCGTGAAACCCTAAAACATTTGAGATGTTAACAGATATGTACAGGTTTGCACATCAATTAAAACAATagcatttgttgtttatttttcagCGCCATTTCGTTCTTctgaaaagtgtgtgtgtgtgttatttcgGAGTGGTGACTGCCTGCCGTGGCTGGAGAGCACGCGTCTACGTCATCAGTTTCTGAGCTTTTATTCATGAGGATGAACTCTTATAATCAGGGCTTGGCATTATCTTTTTTGCTTAgtcactgtggctagtggttttccaaagttactagccactcagcactTTCACTGGCTACAATTTTGACAGATACCATGGAGAAAAACTGCcgtatagatatttttaatctctcataatttggcagcatgtatattaggctgctgtcactttaaggcctgatgcacggatccattatactgttacacatgtgttttcttttctctaatctttacattcatttaaagcgactgactgtgtttacgtgaatactcgccaagtttttgacattattttgtgtgtatttggcagtttaagtgcaataagcacCAAAAAATAACTATTTAGTATTGAGAGGCGGCCTTATGTGTGCGTACTTTGGGTGTGAGAACAAAATctgtgggaatgagtaaaattatgcacaacaTGCGCAATCCCAGgctgaaattcaagccctgtaacaccaacaatattaaTCCGAAGCAAATGAAaggagtgagtgaggggaggcgggtcTGTGTGTCAACTCTGTCGGTGagatgacagacagaaagaGTAGCTGGTATCATGTATGTATTCtgcggaaaatgagtattggaagtgtttcagatatttcagtatcgatatgtactgagaaaaaacaaacaaacaaacaaaaaaaaaaacccacaataTTTTTGACACTACATTGCacgtttttttaaaatttatttcagatgcctttttaaaagacaattgaaaaatgtatatatattatatataaaattcaacccaccaaagtgtctagtaggagtgactgcgttacacgccactgctgaaacACACCCGCATTTTgagggttggcgggtgttaatgtcaagccctgcttaTAATCCAATCACTGTGCTGTATTAGGCATGAGATTGCATTGCagcagagaattcaaatgtcacaaaagactGTTTCAGCACTGTTCGTTCAGATACATGCGTCATAAGTGTATGTTTCCTCAGTACAGTAGCATAAAAGTGTTGTTTGCATTTTCTCCATGATGCTGTCAGAGCTGGAGTTTGACTACCAAGAGTTTACTACTAGTAGTTTGACTACTAAGAGTTTAACAACACTTGTAACACGCATCACAGTTCATATCTGGACTTGAGCAAGCGTGTTTCAAGTTGTGGACATATTTCTTATACTCTAGTGCTCCAAACAAGAACTAGCACAGTGTATGTGCACATATTTCATTAAGTCTCCTTCAAATGAAGTGTGCAAATAAAACCACTGATAAAGAGGTACATCTGATCACAAAAGCGACGACACAAATTATTCTGATACTCACAAGACAATGGTGCTCTCCAAGGTttttgggagtttgttgtcatagggttatatttttaaaataaaaggtgCCCCCAActagatttgttttgttttttcccctctgctcatattttaatattcatttgtCTGTATAATGAGCGTGTTGTAGatctgtgttttattggttgttgTCTCCTCTCTTCCCACCATCTACACACCCACAGCTTTCCACAGTCAATTCTGGAGGTCTTTTTCAAATCTGAGGTGTAAACGACCAGTGCTAAAATGGGGGTTTCGTGAAAC
Above is a window of Megalobrama amblycephala isolate DHTTF-2021 linkage group LG11, ASM1881202v1, whole genome shotgun sequence DNA encoding:
- the nkx2.4b gene encoding NK2 homeobox 4b, encoding MSFSPKHSTPFSVSDILSPIEETFKKFAAMESSASLASPLYRQTQVSQANLQQHSMSHNTYHMPHSQFSHSAMGGYCNGTIGAMGDLPSYQESMRNGATATAWYGSNPEPRYPTISRFMGPSAGMNMGTLSGMDASKSMVTLHAAPRRKRRVLFSQAQVYELERRFKQQKYLSAPEREHLASMIHLTPTQVKIWFQNHRYKMKRQAKDKASHQPDTGNLCAQQSPRRVAVPVLVKDGKPCQNGSSTPTPVHQQVQNVMGSETLASAEDLEEMSPSPPLMNSLSQTDAALIEYTSSMVSSNLLYGRTW